The genomic region TTaccattttcatgttttggcagagcagggaattagtTCATACCTGACTAATCCCCTTATAGTGGGAGATTTCTGAGCCTACAATCAAACAGCTGTGACATGCACAACAGCCAAAGTAAATCCAGGTCTCTTAGAGCTAGACCGCAGCCTGGTACCATAACCACGACACTATGCTAGGCTGCCTAAGGAGTAAATCTCACTGAATTCAGTgaaatttagtaaaaatgcttcAAATCACCAGCTTAGCAGGACTTGACCAGTCATCACCACCGCAGTTACCACAGCCAGGAGCAACTTCTCATGCGCAGGTGCGAGGATGGAGTATTCTGTTAGGTCTCaagccttgaatcaataaacgaactctggatcgttgatcagtagtgtttattgaaaaggTAACGAAGCatccagcttgcaagaagccagttctgaccaaCCTGGCTTTCACAGCCtcctttatccagaaacaatcccccctcccatttccccaaagaatgtgagttACTTTGGAGCCTAGGTGCCCCCAAGGCAGAACAACAGAAACATCTCGTTTCCCACGGGAGTAGTGAGTGTCAGGGATAAGACAAGTTATCTGCCAAGTGTGTGAAACCATAGGACAAAAATCAAGGCAAGAATGtttccattacagcagtggtaacaaacagcaggctaagtacatatatctaaaagcagttacattgatgggaatgcatctcaatgaCCCAGATTGGGCCAGATACAATCATCGCCCATATTTTATGTGGCCAAcataaggcacctggtgggcacctggtgggcgagtagcagagtgctggactagatggactctggtctgatccatatGACATATGACATCAGGAATGCACCTCAGTCAcccaggtgccatccctgacGCATTCAGAGCCGCGCATGCGTGTTGAGACTCTCCAGGGGATCCGCGGAGAATCCAAAACGCGCGCCTCACGCTGCAGCCAATCCGGGCCCTCCTTAAAGGGACGGCAGCAATAGGAGGTTGAAGGAGGCGCTATAGGTACAAGCAGGCTGAGGAAAAGAGACGAAGATGCGAGAGCGTGATGACGTTAATACCGATGCCTGACGTACACCATCACGCCCCTCCGACAGAACGATCCTATCGGTCCTTCCTTTTCGTCTTCTTTTGTACTTGGATAGGACTTCAGTTCCCGTCATGTAACGCGGCGGAACCGGAAGCTCCCGTGCTTTCGCCGCCCGCCCCGCGGATGGGCGGGAGCGTCGGGGGAGCGGCTGCCGGGGTCTCCGGGCGGCGCAGGAGGAAGACGAGGCCGAGCGACGTTGAGCGACCCGGTGCGGGGGAGGTGCCCAGGGCTGgagcggccgccctcccccccgccgGGCAAAATGCCCCGCCGGAAGCAGCGTAACCCACAGCCAGTCAAAGGTGAGGCAGGCCCggccctcctcctccgcctcttcttcGTGAAGGGGCTGCCGGTGCCCTCGCTTCTCCCTCCAGGCTTCATGGCTGCTTCTCGAAACCGGAGGGACGCAGggctgtcccctcccctcccgaaaATTGCCCCCCGACTAGGTAATCGCTCAGCGATTCTCTGGTCGGACAGTTCCACGGGGACCCATGAGGGCtagaaacctgtttttttttccttttccaaattGGCGTAGGGGGGATCGGGTTTGGGATTGTGCCTGggatgctcccccacccccaatttgctGCCCGGGAGCCAAGTCTGCTTTGCGGTGTTTGCAAGCCCTTCTCTGAAGCGGGTTTCCTCTATTGCAGTGGAGGCCATTGGAGCTCCCGCTGAGCCCCCGGGAGACAGCCTGGCGCCGCAGGGCAGCTTCCTCCTGGAGGACGAGCTGGAGGACAGCGGCGACCAGATGCTGGCTTTCGAGAAAGATTCAGAAGGTTggtgcggggggggaggggaggcaatagTCCGTGGGTCCCCAGGTACCCCAAGAGCGATTCTCGGTTAGTAAGTTGATGGTGTCTTCGGCTGTCTTGGGTCGGTGGCGTTTCGGGTGTCCTCTGAATCCTTGCTTAGGTGGGTATGGAAGCCAAAGTGTCCTGCTTTCAAAACCGAACACTGGatgtttccttctctctcctttgtGATTACTGTGGGGTGTGCATTTGCTGGGAGGAGATGGTGAAGGAGAGAGATGTGGAGGTTTATGTAGAGTTTGCAGGAAGGGCAGCTGTTGGATTAGGTGAGGCCACAGGTTCAGGGGAGGGGAGCCTACAGGGGGGGAGGGTTCCTGCAGCTTAGGTCCCCCCACCCGGTAACCCCCTATTGTAccagcaggaaagggagaggccaAGGTGATGATCCCCACAGCTGCCTACCTGATGCCCCCTCCTTGTGTGCTGCAGACTCACTAGAGGGGACGcctgaggaggagtttggacctGTGTGTCAGACCCAGGAGGACAGAGAGACTGATGGTGGTCCCGGCCTGGCCTGTCAACACTGTGGCCTGCCTTCTGGCTCCGCCCCCTGCCGTCCCTGCCCGGAGGTGGAAGAAGGATCCCCTAAGGAGCGCATTGTCTTCTCCTGCCAGCTGTGCCCCTTCGCTTCGCATTACTCCAGCCACCTCAAACGGCACATGAAGACTCACAACGGTGAAAAGCCTTATCGCTGCCCACACTGCTCCTACGCCTCGGCCCAGCTGGTCAACCTGACGCGCCACCTGCgcacccacacaggggagaagccataccgCTGCCCCACTTGCCCATTTGCTTGCAGCAGCCTTGGCAACCTCAAGAGGCACCAGCGAGTCCACGGCCAGGAACGGCTGCCGCGCTGCAGCTCCTGCAACTGTCGCTGCATCCACAACAACTCTCTCCAGCACAACAGCCAGCAGCTCCAGGGAGAATCAGAGCCAGAGTTGGAGGGACCTCCTGTAGCTGACCAGGAGACAGGTACCAGGCAGGATAGGGGtatttctgtttgggggtgggtaggACTGGGAGGCACAGGAGCAAATATTAACAATGCCCTGTTAATGGTATAGCAAAAGTCACCCCCTCCCAGGCTGAAGCGTTCATGATTAGGGCAAAGGTTGTTTACCATCATTTGAGAGTAAATCTGCAACCTGGGCTGTTCCCTGCCCTCTTGGAACTCAGCCTCAACATGCTCTTCTGAAGTCTGCCTCTAGTTGCcgattgaaaaacaaaacaaaaacctctccATAAAATTACTACACAAGGaatggtcaaaggctttcacagctggaatcactagtgtgttgtgggttttccaagttgtatggtcgtgttccagtagcattttcttcagaggatctcctctgaagatgccagccacagatgcaggtgaaacgtcaggagaaaatgctactggaacacggccatgcaacctggaaaacccacaacacattaGACTACACAATGTATGATGAATTATCGATCTGTAGTTTACCAAAGCTTGCGTCGGAACATATGttcaaggtgccacaagattcctgCCATTTTTGCTACAATAGACAtaacacagccccccccccccccctgaaatttTAGACTTTGAAACCTTGGGATGGGGATTTGTCATCTTGTGCCATATTAGAAATGAGCAGCAACTTTGATGGGTATGGAAGCAGAAGCACCAACCTTCTCCTCAGGTAACATGACCATGAGTTTGCTCTTGCTGCTGGGCCGTGCTTCTTCCTCAGTTTTATAGCTGTAGCTATTTCTCAAGAGCTTCAAAGATCAGGTTTGGAATTGGGTTGTAGAAAGTGATGTGGAGTCTCCACTAAAGGAGcagatagaatagaatcataagagttggaagagaccccaagggccatcaagtccaaccccctgcaatgcaggaacacacaatcaaagcactcctgtcagataaccatccagcctctctttaaaaacctccaaaggagactccaccatgctccgaggtagtgcattctactgttgaacagcccttagtgtcaggaagttttttctgatgtttaggtggaatctcttttccttcaccttgaaccattaatcctggtcctagcctctggagcagcagaaaacaagcttgctccctcgccaacatgacatcccttcaaatattttatttatttatttatttatcgaacgtatataccacccaaccctcgaagggctctggctaaacatggctatcatgtccgctcttaactttctcttcaccaaatttaCCATACGCAGCATCCCAAATCTATCCTTGTAGGGCAtggtttccagaccttttaccattttggttgccctcctctggacttgttccagcttgccaatatcctttttgaattgcagggcccagaactgtaaacaatattccaggtgaagtctaaccaatgcagatttgagaggtacaattacatgccttgatctagacactatactgttgatacagcccagaatcccgttggctttcttggccgccgcatcacactgctgactcatgttcagttggtggtctactaagactcccagatccctttcacatgtagtgttgtcaagccaggtgtcacccatcctatatctgtacatttcattttttctccctaagtgtagtatcttacatttgtctctgttgaagttcatatTGTTTTGGCATgcctctctaatctgtccaggtcattttgaattctgactctgtcctctggggtattagctacccctcctaatttggcggGCCTGAACGTATAGCTGCAGATCCTAGAACTGAACAGGCAACTTGGGAAGGTCAGCAACCGTGCTCACTGCTGCTTTCTTCCACAGAGCCACTGCTGCCTGGTTCCCCCTTTCTGCGGCCTGAAGACTCTGCCACTGTTCTCCCCGAGCTGCTATTCCCATTTACCTGCCGAGCCTGTGGACTGGTTCTGGAGGCTGACGAGGGCCTGGACGAGCCAGTGTGCGGGCGCTGCAGCCTGACAGTTATGGGGACCGAGCCTGAGTCTCCTAAAGGCTTCTCGTGCCAGCTGTGTCCTTTTGTTACCACCTATCCCAACCACCTGGCACGGCACATGAAGACCCACAGCGGTGAAAAACCTTTCGCCTGTGCCCTCTGCCCATATGCCTCGGCCCACTTAGATAACCTCAAGCGCCATCAGCGAGTGCACACTGGCGAGAAGCCTTACAAGTGCCCGCTGTGCCCCTACGCCTGCGGCAACCTTGCCAACCTCAAGCGCCACGGCCGCATCCACTCGGGGGACAAGCCCTTCCACTGCCGCCTCTGTTCCTACTCCTGCAACCAGAGCATGAACCTCAAGCGCCACATGCTGAGACATACCGGCGAGAAGCCTTTCCAGTGCCGCACCTGCCCCTACACCACTGGGCACTGGGACAACTACAAGCGCCACCAAAAGGTGCATGGGCAGGTCTTGACAGATGAAGGGGAACCAGGCCCCGACAGCGGGATGCCCTAAAGCAGGGAGGAGATTCCTTGGCCATTTTCGGGGGGTGGTCCTGAAAGCTTCCGCACAGAACAGTAGCCATCAGCCTTCACTGCCTGTGGGGGTCGACGTCAGGATCTGACTTGCTAGCAAGCTTCCCGGGACTGGGTGGAAGCTGTGCATACCTCGGGGGTGGGGGTTTACCTTGTAAGCTCTGAACTGTGCTCCTGTTCTGCCCAAACACTTCTGAGGACTGGAGAAAGCAAACCATGCCATCTGCTCCTTAAGGTCCCATCTCACATCAGTGTGATTGATTCGGCCTGCTGCTCTGAGGGGGGCAGCTAaagatgagggaggggaggggaaagttcCTGGTGCTTTTTCTGTCTTTTGTGCCTGCctcacctcccccttcctttAACTGTGGTTGCTGCTTGAGTCTGTGTAATTTATATGGTGTATTAACGCATTAAATGGTTTTCTTATCTTGCTTTATTTTGGctgaggtggggaggggttgTGTTCCGAACCCAGGGCCTTCTGCtgacctgaagggaacaggttcAAAAAAGGCAGCTGTGGACTCTCTCTCCATTCCTTATCTTGAAAATAATTCCCAGAAGAGACACTGCAGCAGGAACGATGTAGGACCCTTAAGCTCTCCCGCCCCCTCTGTGAGTAGAGccctttgtgaagtaggttagcaCCACCAGCCACTCTTTCTCTGGCAGGGGGAGGAGAATTTGTGTCACAGCCAACTTTACTACAGAAAGAAGGGATCTGCACCAGAAGGGCTCGCAGGCTCCATTCCCAATCATGGACTATTTAATCATTGCCACAAACATTCGTTAATGTTCATCTGTAAACAGCAGGAAGATTAAAACAAGGTTACAAGCCTAGCGATTATGCTGGAGTCTATGGTTAGTGCCAGAGCCACGAGGGCTCTTTTTGTGCGAGTGTCCACTCTACCCTAACTTGGCATGTATGGAGCTGAAGCTGCCAGCCGGTTGCCCCATGTGGCTGCCTTGCAAAGGGCAAAGCAAGTCCCCATAGGCTGCAGGCACGGAGGACAGGGGAGGCCAGGCCAGGGTTGAGGCACATCCATATCACAACCCAGGAGCAGGTTATACATTCCACAGGTGCGACAGAGCTGAGCACCTAAAGGTCCTCCTCGCCGATGCCTTCAAAGGCAAAGTTGCCATGAAAGTCGTTGGCCCGGATGTCGGTGGAAGAGCTGGAATGGTTGATTGGCCGCAGGCTGACAGAGCTGAGCTTGctctgaagggaaaaaagaattaGAAACATTCCCCTCCCTTATTTTCCAGGCCCCTCCACCCCAAATGGCAGGGGGGCTGGCCTCTATGCCAAGGGAATGGCACAAGACAATGTGAACTTACCGAGACCTTTGCAATTGATTCCCTGTTGGCATCGGGAGAATCCTGGCAGGCAAGCAGATGTATTAGAGGGATGAAAGCAATAGGGagacgccctcccccccccccgccccccagcagggTGTAAAAGAGAGATTAGATATCTAAGGATGAAGCCCCCTTACCAGAAGTGGAGGCGACTTTACTGCCTGTTGGCTATCCGAACGCTGCAGGGCACCGTTGGCTCGCCTGCGGAACATCTGAAGGAGGAGGATCAAAGCATTGGAACACCCAATATTTGCCCCTGCTCCTCATTGGCTTTTCCAAGGTTCTAACAAGAGGAAAAACTTGCCCACATCTCCTCAAAGCCTGCCTGAGCCTCACTCTGACCTTGCGGATGCTGCCTCCTGATTTCTTCACCATCAGCTCATCCACCATGGACTGCAGGCAGATGCTCAGCATTATAGCCTGCAGGGAAAAAATAAGCAGCTAGAGTCTCCATTTTGCaattcagattagagtcttctgggTCTTTTTCTTCTGGAAACTTTTGAAAGTGCCAATAGAGATGAGGATCCTGCAAAGGTTCCCTTCCCCCCACTGACTACCTACTTGTGGACTGGTAATGGTGACCCACTGCAGGCGGTCCTTGCTCATCAGATACTCAAAGGCCAGTTCCAACTTCACTTCTGACTTGCCAGCTGTTGGGCCCGAGGTGCCGTTGTTCACAGGGACCTGAGAAACGTGCAGGGTAAGAGCCTGAGGCTTATGTACCTGTGTTGAGGAAGAAGGGGTACTAGCCAACTTCCTAGAGGCAGAGCACTTGCTGAAGGTTCTAGGATGGTTCTTTAAAATCTCCCAATAGCGGGGCTGGGAAATACCATTCTGTGCCTGACCCAAAAGCTGTGGCCACTTGCAGCAGAGAACAAGAGCCTCAGACTAAGAAGTATTCGTAAGTTCACTCACCGAGGAAGTAACCCGCCAGCAGCGCATGCGGGTTACTTTGAAACTCCCCTCCTTGATCTGGTCATTGGGCAGCTTGACCTGGAAGTTCAACTCACTGTTCCCAGCTCCGACAATGACATGGCAGCCTTTCTCAGGGAAGTCAGTAATACAGGGGTCAAATTTGAGATAGCCATAATACTTGAGGGTCTGTGCCAGGCGGATGAACTGCAGggtgaaagaaagggaagggagagttGGCCCTAGTACGCATCTGTCTGTAACTTCTGCCTGATTTCTCATTTTGACTGTCATTGAGGAAATCAAAAAGCAAATAGCAGCTCAAAACTAAAGTCAGATAGGCTCTGCTTACAGGGCGAGGGGGCGTACCTCCTTCTTAGAGACCTTTTCCTGCAAGGACTTCAACTGACGGTGCTGTTCCTTGCTGGCAAGTATCCAGCCCCGCTCAATGTCCGCTACCGTCTGTGAAGAGATGGGCATGACGAGGAAGTAGAGACGTCTGCATTGCTTGCTCCTAACACTCCCACACCACCTACAAAATGGGAGATCCCTCTCACCTGGGCATAGAGCAGGTTCAGCCCCACCCGCTGCTCCATGACATCATCATCATAGGCAGAGTCCCAGTAGCTagttgagggagagagagagtgcacaGGAACAGGTGACCCCTTTGCTAGATTGCATGAGGTTGCTAAATGAGGTTGTGACAGGTCATTGCTCTTTTCATGCTGTGCTCACACTTACCTTTTCCGCAGAAGGATCTTGTACTCTGGGTTGCGGAGGCTGGTGACAGACACGTATGGCAGTTCAAATTCCTGCAGTTTCCGGATAACTGGAAGAGAAGATAGTTCAGAAAAAAGCTGGACAGGAACACATTCCCTGTAGCATCTCCCTCCACAGTTCTGGCAGGCAACCTGCTGTTCTCCTTCCCCAGCCAGAGGACACTCACAGGAAAAGGCTCCGTCCTTGGCTTCTCGTACCAGGAAAAGGTGGAAGTAGCCAATCAAGTCCTCTGGCAGGTCCAGCTTGGAGGCTACTGCCTGAAAACAATGGGAGGGAAGTCACcatagtcccgtggtggtgaacctttggcactccagatgttatggactacaattcccatcaggccatgctggcaggggctgatgggaattgtagttcataacatctggagtgccaaaggttcgccaccaccgcgcatagtctgaactctccctacaGCAGCTGGGGAAAAGCTGTCCTGGTCCCAGACTCTATGAAGGGAGCAAACCAGAAGATGCTGCCTTACCATACACGACTTGGGTTGGTTGTTGAATTTGAGGACAAGAAACAGGCTCTCTCCTTTCCACTCCCCACCTAACAAGAACCAaactgcctgcctccacctccGCCACTCCCTGGAAGGTGCTCACCTCGAGGACATCCTCGGTCTGATCTGAGGTGAGGATGTTGATCTTGACCTTCTGCCCGTTGGACAGAAGCACCTCCAGCTGCACCTCTTCAGTGGGGATCTGCTGGGTCTCCTGAGGGCACACAGGGATCATGATCCGTTTACCTCTGCTTGCAATACTTTAAcccttaccccccccccgcccaaaaagCCTGCACCTTTCCTCTTACCTGCTGAGCTTTGCGCAGGAAGCTGTTGAAGATCTCACTGCCTCCCAGCAAGTGGTCCTGTCGTACTGTGGTTCAAAAGAGAGGGCATCATCAGCCCAAAAGGTTCCACTCCCCAACCATTACGGCAGTGCCTTTGCTTAGATGTCTCAACTACCCTTTCTCCCAGAACCCTTCCAGATTTCAGCAGCTActtagaaaagggggggggggaagcttcacAGTACAGCTTCTGTTTCGCATACACAAGATCCGAAgctcaatccccggcatctccagttaaaagcatcaggtagcaggtgacgtgaaagactgTCAGAATAGAAAAGGCTGACATTGTTAGGTCAGCAGAAAGGCAGATTCACATCACTTACCCGCCTGCATGTACTTTTCCAGCTGCTCCCGTCGTTGCTCGACTTCTGCTGGGGTGAGAGTGAAGATCTTCTTTGGGGGGAAGGCCGGTACCACGTTGGCGCCATACTCCTTCCTTAGCTGCGGAAAGACCAGGGCACTTCTCATCACAAAACAGCCAAGAACGGCTCTCCGCTTTGCGGCTAAACATTTTGGCAGAGGGCTGATTGTAAACACTTTGGCTTCGGGAACAGAACTTAACTGTAGCGTAACCTCTGCC from Sphaerodactylus townsendi isolate TG3544 linkage group LG01, MPM_Stown_v2.3, whole genome shotgun sequence harbors:
- the ZNF513 gene encoding zinc finger protein 513 isoform X1; the encoded protein is MPRRKQRNPQPVKVEAIGAPAEPPGDSLAPQGSFLLEDELEDSGDQMLAFEKDSEDSLEGTPEEEFGPVCQTQEDRETDGGPGLACQHCGLPSGSAPCRPCPEVEEGSPKERIVFSCQLCPFASHYSSHLKRHMKTHNGEKPYRCPHCSYASAQLVNLTRHLRTHTGEKPYRCPTCPFACSSLGNLKRHQRVHGQERLPRCSSCNCRCIHNNSLQHNSQQLQGESEPELEGPPVADQETEPLLPGSPFLRPEDSATVLPELLFPFTCRACGLVLEADEGLDEPVCGRCSLTVMGTEPESPKGFSCQLCPFVTTYPNHLARHMKTHSGEKPFACALCPYASAHLDNLKRHQRVHTGEKPYKCPLCPYACGNLANLKRHGRIHSGDKPFHCRLCSYSCNQSMNLKRHMLRHTGEKPFQCRTCPYTTGHWDNYKRHQKVHGQVLTDEGEPGPDSGMP
- the ZNF513 gene encoding zinc finger protein 513 isoform X2; protein product: MPRRKQRNPQPVKDSLEGTPEEEFGPVCQTQEDRETDGGPGLACQHCGLPSGSAPCRPCPEVEEGSPKERIVFSCQLCPFASHYSSHLKRHMKTHNGEKPYRCPHCSYASAQLVNLTRHLRTHTGEKPYRCPTCPFACSSLGNLKRHQRVHGQERLPRCSSCNCRCIHNNSLQHNSQQLQGESEPELEGPPVADQETEPLLPGSPFLRPEDSATVLPELLFPFTCRACGLVLEADEGLDEPVCGRCSLTVMGTEPESPKGFSCQLCPFVTTYPNHLARHMKTHSGEKPFACALCPYASAHLDNLKRHQRVHTGEKPYKCPLCPYACGNLANLKRHGRIHSGDKPFHCRLCSYSCNQSMNLKRHMLRHTGEKPFQCRTCPYTTGHWDNYKRHQKVHGQVLTDEGEPGPDSGMP
- the SNX17 gene encoding sorting nexin-17 isoform X1, which translates into the protein MHFSIPETETRAGEGGNAAYVAYNIHVNGVLHCQVRYSQLLGLHEQLRKEYGANVVPAFPPKKIFTLTPAEVEQRREQLEKYMQAVRQDHLLGGSEIFNSFLRKAQQETQQIPTEEVQLEVLLSNGQKVKINILTSDQTEDVLEAVASKLDLPEDLIGYFHLFLVREAKDGAFSFIRKLQEFELPYVSVTSLRNPEYKILLRKSYWDSAYDDDVMEQRVGLNLLYAQTVADIERGWILASKEQHRQLKSLQEKVSKKEFIRLAQTLKYYGYLKFDPCITDFPEKGCHVIVGAGNSELNFQVKLPNDQIKEGSFKVTRMRCWRVTSSVHKPQALTLHVSQVPVNNGTSGPTAGKSEVKLELAFEYLMSKDRLQWVTITSPQAIMLSICLQSMVDELMVKKSGGSIRKMFRRRANGALQRSDSQQAVKSPPLLDSPDANRESIAKVSSKLSSVSLRPINHSSSSTDIRANDFHGNFAFEGIGEEDL
- the SNX17 gene encoding sorting nexin-17 isoform X2 translates to MHFSIPETETRAGEGGNAAYVAYNIHVNGVLHCQVRYSQLLGLHEQLRKEYGANVVPAFPPKKIFTLTPAEVEQRREQLEKYMQAVRQDHLLGGSEIFNSFLRKAQQETQQIPTEEVQLEVLLSNGQKVKINILTSDQTEDVLEAVASKLDLPEDLIGYFHLFLVREAKDGAFSFIRKLQEFELPYVSVTSLRNPEYKILLRKRWCGSVRSKQCRRLYFLVMPISSQTVADIERGWILASKEQHRQLKSLQEKVSKKEFIRLAQTLKYYGYLKFDPCITDFPEKGCHVIVGAGNSELNFQVKLPNDQIKEGSFKVTRMRCWRVTSSVHKPQALTLHVSQVPVNNGTSGPTAGKSEVKLELAFEYLMSKDRLQWVTITSPQAIMLSICLQSMVDELMVKKSGGSIRKMFRRRANGALQRSDSQQAVKSPPLLDSPDANRESIAKVSSKLSSVSLRPINHSSSSTDIRANDFHGNFAFEGIGEEDL
- the SNX17 gene encoding sorting nexin-17 isoform X3, whose product is MHFSIPETETRAGEGGNAAYVAYNIHVNGVLHCQVRYSQLLGLHEQLRKEYGANVVPAFPPKKIFTLTPAEVEQRREQLEKYMQAVRQDHLLGGSEIFNSFLRKAQQETQQIPTEEVQLEVLLSNGQKVKINILTSDQTEDVLEAVASKLDLPEDLIGYFHLFLVREAKDGAFSFIRKLQEFELPYVSVTSLRNPEYKILLRKSYWDSAYDDDVMEQRVGLNLLYAQTVADIERGWILASKEQHRQLKSLQEKVSKKEFIRLAQTLKYYGYLKFDPCITDFPEKGCHVIVGAGNSELNFQVKLPNDQIKEGSFKVTRMRCWRVTSSVPVNNGTSGPTAGKSEVKLELAFEYLMSKDRLQWVTITSPQAIMLSICLQSMVDELMVKKSGGSIRKMFRRRANGALQRSDSQQAVKSPPLLDSPDANRESIAKVSSKLSSVSLRPINHSSSSTDIRANDFHGNFAFEGIGEEDL